Proteins encoded in a region of the Methylobacterium radiotolerans JCM 2831 genome:
- a CDS encoding dienelactone hydrolase family protein, with translation MADHDRAGLDGLITPPLSRRGFVMTSLMSGLTLATTRVEAQVIHTDSAGIEAGEVKIPAADGPMPAYRAVPEGAGPFPIVLVIEEIFGVHDYIKDICRRLAKAGYCAVAPELYARQGDLSTMSDPKQIIRDVIAKTPDAQWIGDLDATVAWAASAAKGDPNRLGVMGWCRGGRDAWLYAAHRRDLKAAVAWYGPIGGERTDIQPRTAGDVAAEIHAPLLALYGGADAGIPVAAVEEARDRAKAAGKSVELVIYPEAPHGFHADYRPSYRREAAEDGWARALAFLKSHGVG, from the coding sequence ATGGCGGATCACGACCGGGCCGGACTCGACGGGCTGATCACGCCGCCCCTGTCGCGGCGGGGCTTCGTGATGACGAGCCTGATGAGCGGCCTGACGCTCGCGACCACCCGCGTCGAGGCCCAGGTGATCCACACGGACAGTGCGGGCATCGAGGCCGGCGAGGTGAAGATCCCGGCTGCGGACGGCCCGATGCCGGCCTACCGGGCGGTTCCGGAGGGCGCGGGCCCGTTCCCGATCGTCCTGGTAATCGAGGAGATCTTCGGCGTCCACGACTACATCAAGGACATCTGTCGCCGGCTCGCGAAGGCCGGTTACTGCGCCGTGGCCCCCGAGCTCTACGCCCGCCAGGGCGACCTCTCGACCATGTCGGATCCCAAGCAGATCATCCGGGACGTCATCGCTAAGACACCGGACGCGCAGTGGATCGGCGATCTCGACGCGACGGTGGCCTGGGCGGCCTCCGCGGCGAAGGGCGACCCGAACCGTCTGGGCGTCATGGGCTGGTGCCGCGGCGGGCGCGACGCGTGGCTCTACGCGGCCCATCGTCGCGACCTGAAGGCGGCCGTGGCCTGGTACGGACCGATCGGCGGCGAGCGGACCGACATCCAGCCGCGCACCGCCGGAGACGTGGCGGCCGAGATCCACGCCCCGCTCCTCGCCCTCTACGGCGGGGCCGATGCCGGGATCCCCGTGGCGGCGGTCGAGGAGGCGCGCGACCGCGCCAAGGCGGCGGGCAAGAGTGTCGAGCTCGTGATCTACCCGGAGGCGCCGCACGGCTTCCACGCGGATTACCGTCCGAGCTACCGGCGCGAGGCCGCGGAGGATGGCTGGGCGCGCGCGCTGGCCTTCCTGAAATCGCACGGCGTCGGCTGA
- a CDS encoding DUF192 domain-containing protein yields MRSLFRTARAAAIACLALTAIAPAPAAVAQVAARAATARSEPLTIVTKAGPKRFDVEVMRDDAARARGLMFRRHMAADHGMLFDFEQDQPVTMWMKNTYLPLDMVFIRPDGTISRIAADTEPLSTAIISSGGPVLAVLELNAGTAAKLGIAPGDRIEHAMFKAR; encoded by the coding sequence GTGAGATCCCTCTTCCGCACGGCCCGGGCGGCCGCCATCGCCTGCCTCGCCCTGACCGCGATCGCGCCGGCCCCCGCCGCCGTCGCGCAGGTGGCCGCCCGGGCCGCCACGGCCAGATCGGAGCCGCTGACGATCGTCACGAAGGCCGGGCCGAAGCGCTTCGACGTCGAGGTGATGCGCGACGACGCCGCCCGCGCCCGCGGCCTGATGTTCCGCCGCCACATGGCGGCCGACCACGGCATGCTGTTCGATTTCGAGCAGGACCAGCCCGTGACCATGTGGATGAAGAACACCTACCTGCCGCTCGACATGGTGTTCATCCGCCCCGACGGGACCATCAGCCGGATCGCGGCCGATACCGAGCCCCTGTCCACGGCGATCATCTCCTCGGGCGGCCCGGTCCTGGCGGTGCTGGAGCTGAACGCCGGCACCGCGGCGAAGCTCGGGATCGCGCCCGGAGACCGGATCGAGCACGCCATGTTCAAGGCCCGCTGA
- a CDS encoding cold-shock protein has protein sequence MIARTGETGQHEDEALDLVEVAGRIKWFDVSKGFGFIVPDDGAPDILLHVTCLRRDGYQAASEGARIVVEAVERPRGWQAFRVISLDQATAVHPSELPMPRTHVTVTPTSGLETAVVKWFNRLRGFGFLTRGDGTPDIFVHMETLRRYGIAELKPGESVLVRYGDGSKGVMAAEVRLIDGAMPSSH, from the coding sequence ATGATCGCCCGTACCGGCGAGACGGGACAGCACGAGGATGAGGCGCTCGACCTCGTCGAGGTGGCCGGCCGCATCAAGTGGTTCGACGTTTCGAAGGGCTTCGGGTTCATCGTGCCCGACGACGGCGCGCCCGACATCCTGCTCCACGTCACCTGCCTGCGGCGCGACGGCTACCAGGCCGCCAGCGAGGGCGCCCGCATCGTCGTGGAGGCCGTGGAGCGGCCCCGCGGCTGGCAGGCCTTCCGGGTGATCTCCCTCGATCAGGCGACGGCGGTGCATCCCTCCGAGCTGCCGATGCCGCGCACGCACGTCACCGTGACGCCGACCAGCGGGCTCGAGACCGCCGTCGTGAAGTGGTTCAACCGCCTCCGCGGGTTCGGATTCCTGACGCGCGGCGACGGGACGCCGGACATCTTCGTGCACATGGAGACGCTGCGGCGCTACGGTATCGCCGAGCTGAAGCCCGGCGAGTCCGTACTGGTCCGCTACGGCGACGGCTCGAAAGGCGTGATGGCGGCCGAGGTGCGGCTGATCGACGGAGCCATGCCCTCGTCCCACTGA
- a CDS encoding heparan-alpha-glucosaminide N-acetyltransferase, which produces MSVDVTLDRPVSAPPAAIPSPPRRLPVIDAARATALLAMASYHTLWDLGHLRLTAENYALTPTGRHAAEMIAGSFLVLVGVGLVLMNGRGIRPRPILLRFARIGGAALLVTLGTWVMFPDAFVFFGVLHCIAVSSLLGLPFLFLPIPVTALASAAVLAAPHVVHAPILDAPALFFLGLGSVVPRTNDYVPLFPWFGLVLAGIVLGRLALPRLARSRLGAWAPRTRLGRAATFAGRHSLAIYLVHQPLLLALLTGLVTVVGANPRAGLRAFRADYVTICARTGGEPPLCRIAARCTSEALLREDLFREDGRPFSGTERLRAQAISQGCYATLEAAARSAR; this is translated from the coding sequence ATGTCCGTCGACGTCACCCTCGATCGCCCCGTCTCCGCGCCGCCGGCCGCGATCCCCTCTCCGCCGCGTCGCCTGCCGGTCATCGACGCGGCCCGGGCGACCGCCCTGCTGGCGATGGCGAGCTATCACACGCTCTGGGATCTCGGCCATCTGCGGCTGACCGCGGAGAACTACGCGCTGACCCCGACGGGACGGCACGCCGCCGAGATGATCGCCGGCAGCTTCCTGGTCCTGGTCGGCGTCGGCCTCGTGCTGATGAACGGTCGCGGGATCCGGCCCCGGCCGATCCTCCTGCGGTTCGCGCGGATCGGCGGGGCGGCGCTCCTCGTGACCCTCGGCACCTGGGTCATGTTCCCGGACGCCTTCGTGTTCTTCGGCGTGCTCCACTGCATCGCGGTCTCGAGCCTGCTCGGGCTGCCGTTCCTCTTCCTGCCGATTCCGGTCACCGCTCTCGCGTCCGCGGCCGTGCTTGCCGCGCCGCACGTCGTGCACGCGCCGATCCTCGACGCGCCGGCCCTGTTCTTCCTCGGCCTGGGCTCGGTCGTGCCGCGGACGAACGACTATGTGCCGCTCTTCCCGTGGTTCGGGCTGGTGCTTGCCGGGATCGTCCTGGGTCGGCTGGCGCTGCCGCGGCTCGCCCGTTCACGTCTGGGAGCCTGGGCGCCGCGCACGCGGCTCGGCCGCGCCGCCACCTTCGCGGGCCGCCACAGCCTCGCGATCTACCTCGTCCACCAGCCGCTGCTGCTGGCGCTGCTGACCGGGCTGGTGACGGTGGTGGGTGCCAATCCGCGCGCCGGGCTGCGGGCGTTCCGCGCCGACTACGTGACGATCTGCGCGCGCACCGGCGGCGAGCCGCCGCTCTGCCGCATCGCGGCCCGCTGCACATCGGAGGCGCTGCTGCGCGAGGATCTGTTCCGGGAGGATGGCCGGCCCTTCAGCGGGACGGAGCGCCTGCGCGCGCAGGCGATCTCGCAGGGCTGCTACGCCACCCTGGAGGCCGCCGCGCGATCCGCGCGGTGA
- the efp gene encoding elongation factor P, whose amino-acid sequence MQRPRLARAGPHVNAGRNSVKVIASTLRKGNVVEKDGKLYVILFAENIHPGKGTPVTQLDMRRITDGVKVSERYRTTEQVERAFVEDREHTFLYSDGEGFHFMNPENYEQIAVPEDVVGDAAPYLQEGMAVMLSVHNGVPLTIELPQRVTLEVAETEPVLKGQTASSSYKPATLSNGVRTTVPPHIAAGTRVVVMTADGSYVERAKD is encoded by the coding sequence ATGCAGCGCCCGCGCTTGGCGCGTGCCGGCCCCCATGTCAATGCAGGACGCAATTCCGTGAAGGTGATCGCCTCAACGCTCCGTAAGGGCAACGTCGTCGAGAAGGACGGCAAGCTCTACGTGATCCTGTTCGCCGAGAACATCCACCCCGGCAAGGGCACTCCGGTGACCCAGCTCGACATGCGCCGGATCACGGACGGCGTGAAGGTGTCCGAGCGCTACCGGACCACCGAGCAGGTCGAGCGCGCCTTCGTGGAGGATCGCGAGCACACCTTCCTCTACAGCGACGGCGAGGGGTTCCACTTCATGAACCCCGAGAACTACGAGCAGATCGCGGTGCCGGAGGACGTGGTCGGCGACGCCGCCCCGTATCTCCAGGAGGGCATGGCGGTGATGCTCTCCGTCCATAACGGCGTCCCGCTGACCATCGAGCTGCCCCAGCGCGTGACCCTGGAGGTCGCCGAGACCGAGCCGGTCCTGAAGGGCCAGACCGCCTCGTCGTCCTACAAGCCCGCGACCCTGTCGAACGGCGTGCGCACGACCGTGCCGCCCCACATCGCCGCCGGCACCCGCGTCGTCGTCATGACGGCCGACGGCTCCTACGTCGAGCGCGCCAAGGACTGA
- the epmA gene encoding EF-P lysine aminoacylase EpmA, with protein MTGSASPWWTAGRHADRRPALLLRNRVLAAFRGWFADRDFVEAEAACLQVSPGNEAHLSAFATEAIGASGARTPLYLHTSPEFACKKLLAAGETRLFSVARVFRNRERGPLHHPEFTMLEWYRAGAPYTALMADCADLLAGAAETAGARRFAFRGRETDPFAEPERLTLAEAFDRFAGIDLLASVAPGGGTDREALAAAVAGAGLRVAPDDTWADLFSRVLVARVEPHLGLGRPTILCEYPISEAALARPAPHDPRVAERFELYACGVELANAFGELTDPAEQRRRFEAEMAEKQRVYGERYPIDDEFLAALAVMPEASGIALGFDRLAMLACGASRVEDVIWTPVAETRP; from the coding sequence TTGACCGGATCCGCCTCCCCCTGGTGGACGGCCGGTCGCCACGCCGACCGGCGCCCGGCGCTGCTCCTGCGCAACCGCGTCCTCGCGGCGTTCCGCGGGTGGTTCGCGGACCGCGACTTCGTCGAGGCCGAGGCCGCCTGCCTGCAGGTCTCGCCCGGCAACGAGGCGCATCTGTCGGCCTTCGCCACGGAAGCCATCGGGGCGAGCGGCGCCCGCACGCCGCTCTACCTGCACACCTCGCCGGAATTCGCCTGCAAGAAGCTCCTGGCCGCGGGCGAGACGCGGCTGTTCAGCGTCGCCCGGGTGTTCCGCAACCGCGAGCGCGGGCCGCTGCACCATCCCGAGTTCACGATGCTCGAGTGGTACCGGGCCGGCGCCCCCTACACGGCGCTGATGGCGGACTGCGCCGACCTGCTCGCCGGCGCGGCCGAGACCGCGGGCGCCCGCCGCTTCGCCTTCCGCGGCCGGGAGACGGACCCCTTCGCCGAGCCGGAGCGTCTGACCCTGGCCGAGGCCTTCGACCGCTTCGCCGGGATCGATCTCCTGGCGAGCGTCGCGCCGGGCGGCGGGACGGACCGCGAGGCCCTGGCCGCCGCCGTCGCGGGGGCCGGGCTCCGGGTCGCGCCGGACGATACCTGGGCCGACCTGTTCTCCCGCGTCCTCGTCGCGCGGGTCGAGCCGCATCTCGGCCTCGGCCGCCCGACCATCCTGTGCGAGTACCCGATCAGCGAGGCCGCCCTCGCCCGGCCGGCGCCGCACGACCCGCGCGTGGCCGAGCGCTTCGAGCTCTACGCCTGCGGCGTCGAGCTGGCCAACGCCTTCGGCGAGCTGACCGACCCGGCGGAGCAGCGCCGCCGGTTCGAGGCCGAGATGGCCGAGAAGCAGCGCGTCTACGGCGAGCGCTACCCGATCGACGACGAGTTCCTCGCGGCGCTCGCCGTCATGCCGGAAGCGTCCGGGATCGCCCTGGGCTTCGACCGCTTGGCGATGCTCGCCTGCGGGGCAAGCCGGGTCGAGGATGTGATCTGGACACCGGTGGCGGAGACGCGGCCATGA